A stretch of the Psychroserpens sp. Hel_I_66 genome encodes the following:
- the aroC gene encoding chorismate synthase, producing MAGNSFGNIFKLTTFGESHGTAIGGIIDGCPPGIKLDFDAIQNEMDRRKPGQSKIVTQRKEPDAVEFLSGIFEGQTTGTPIGFVIKNTNQKSKDYSHIKDIYRPSHADYTYEKKYGVRDYRGGGRSSARETACRVVAGAIAKQLISEVKINAYTSSVGDLFLEKPYQDLDFSKTESNAVRCPDEATAKQMIEKIKTIKKEGDTIGGTITCVLQNVPIGLGEPVFDKLHAELGKAMLSINAVKGFEYGSGFCGARMKGTDHNDLFNEDGTTKTNLSGGIQGGISNGMDIYFRVAFKPVATVIQKQDALNSGGEIVEMQGKGRHDPCVVPRAIPIVEAMAALVIADFFLLNKMYK from the coding sequence ATGGCAGGAAATTCCTTCGGAAATATTTTCAAATTAACCACTTTTGGTGAGTCGCATGGCACAGCAATTGGTGGTATTATAGATGGTTGTCCTCCAGGAATCAAGCTGGATTTTGACGCTATCCAAAACGAAATGGACCGTCGCAAACCTGGCCAGTCAAAAATAGTTACACAACGTAAGGAGCCTGATGCTGTTGAGTTTCTTTCAGGAATTTTTGAAGGCCAAACCACAGGAACTCCAATCGGTTTTGTTATTAAAAACACCAACCAAAAATCAAAGGATTATTCGCATATCAAAGATATCTATAGACCTAGTCACGCAGATTATACTTATGAAAAAAAATATGGTGTGCGTGATTATCGCGGTGGTGGACGAAGTTCTGCAAGAGAGACTGCATGTAGAGTAGTAGCTGGAGCTATTGCAAAACAGCTCATTTCCGAAGTGAAAATAAATGCCTACACATCTTCTGTTGGTGATCTCTTTTTAGAGAAACCCTACCAGGATCTTGATTTTTCAAAGACTGAAAGTAATGCTGTACGTTGCCCAGATGAAGCCACTGCAAAACAGATGATTGAAAAAATTAAAACCATCAAAAAAGAAGGCGATACCATTGGTGGTACGATTACCTGTGTACTACAAAATGTACCCATTGGTTTGGGCGAACCTGTATTTGATAAATTGCACGCAGAGTTAGGAAAAGCCATGCTCTCCATAAATGCGGTGAAAGGGTTTGAATACGGAAGCGGATTTTGTGGCGCACGAATGAAAGGTACAGATCACAACGATTTGTTTAATGAAGATGGTACAACTAAAACAAACCTTTCGGGAGGTATCCAAGGAGGTATCAGTAATGGTATGGATATTTATTTTAGGGTCGCTTTTAAACCAGTAGCAACGGTAATTCAAAAACAAGATGCTTTAAATAGTGGAGGAGAAATTGTTGAAATGCAGGGCAAAGGTCGTCACGATCCTTGCGTTGTGCCTAGAGCGATCCCAATTGTTGAAGCTATGGCTGCGTTGGTGATTGCAGACTTTTTTCTTCTAAATAAAATGTATAAATAA
- a CDS encoding DinB family protein translates to MTKEDLSINEYNPYYQQYIQKAGDASISKGLKENGDVTIAFLESIPEDKLDYRYEKDKWTIKEIIQHLIDTERVFAYRALCIARKDKTLFPGYDQDQYVLSCNASDRSIISLMNEYKAVRLASIMLFESFSLEMLTEIGIASSSNLSPRAVAFIIIGHENHHCEIIRERYL, encoded by the coding sequence ATGACAAAAGAAGATTTATCAATCAACGAGTACAACCCATATTACCAGCAATATATTCAAAAAGCTGGAGATGCGAGTATTTCAAAAGGTTTAAAGGAAAATGGAGATGTTACTATAGCTTTTTTGGAGTCTATTCCAGAAGATAAATTAGACTATAGATACGAAAAAGATAAATGGACCATCAAGGAGATTATCCAGCATTTAATTGATACAGAGCGCGTTTTTGCCTATAGGGCTTTGTGTATCGCGAGAAAGGATAAAACATTATTTCCAGGATATGACCAAGATCAATATGTTCTTTCCTGCAATGCAAGCGACAGATCGATAATTAGTTTAATGAACGAATATAAAGCTGTAAGGCTGGCAAGTATTATGTTGTTTGAAAGTTTTTCTTTAGAAATGCTTACAGAAATAGGAATTGCAAGCAGCAGTAATTTATCTCCAAGAGCTGTGGCGTTTATTATAATTGGTCATGAGAATCACCATTGCGAGATTATTAGAGAACGGTATTTGTAA
- the gshB gene encoding glutathione synthase — protein sequence MNICFIMYPWEQIDAENDTSLALIKECVKRDHGVAMCTPANLTIRDSVTNAFCTVINRMEKVPSTLKAFYNKAKLREEMLPLAGFDAIFFRANPPLDPIMLNFLDSVKDDVFIVNSLQGMREANNKLYTAAFGDAHSNIIPNTHVSKNKEYLVQQIKDSKADKMILKPLNGFGGSGVILIEKSAMSNIKSLLDFYITGSDGSSNYVILQDYIEGADQGDIRILLLNGEPVGAMRRVPGSDDHRSNVSAGGSIQKHTLNKEEKALCKQIGPKLVKDGLYFVGIDVIGGKLVEVNVMSPGGITYMNKVYKTKLKVEERVIDFLESKVIDQLQAFDRRTRLRKTVQDA from the coding sequence ATGAATATTTGCTTTATAATGTACCCTTGGGAACAAATCGATGCAGAAAACGATACAAGCTTAGCCTTAATTAAAGAATGTGTAAAACGTGATCATGGTGTTGCAATGTGTACGCCAGCAAATTTAACAATTAGAGATAGTGTGACGAATGCTTTTTGTACGGTCATCAATCGTATGGAAAAAGTTCCGTCTACACTAAAGGCGTTTTATAATAAGGCAAAACTTAGGGAGGAAATGCTGCCACTTGCTGGTTTTGATGCTATTTTTTTTAGAGCAAATCCGCCATTAGATCCTATTATGCTAAACTTTCTAGATTCGGTAAAGGATGATGTGTTTATTGTGAATTCCCTTCAAGGTATGCGAGAAGCAAATAACAAATTGTATACAGCAGCTTTTGGTGATGCACACAGTAATATTATACCTAATACACACGTATCTAAAAATAAAGAGTATTTGGTGCAGCAGATTAAAGATTCCAAAGCAGATAAAATGATTTTAAAGCCATTAAACGGTTTTGGAGGTTCTGGGGTGATCTTGATTGAGAAATCTGCAATGAGCAATATTAAATCCTTATTGGATTTTTATATTACGGGTAGTGATGGGAGTTCAAATTATGTAATTCTTCAAGATTATATCGAAGGAGCAGATCAAGGAGACATTAGAATTTTACTGTTAAACGGTGAACCTGTTGGCGCTATGAGACGCGTACCAGGATCTGATGATCATCGATCAAATGTATCAGCAGGAGGATCCATACAAAAGCATACACTTAATAAAGAAGAAAAAGCGCTTTGTAAACAAATAGGACCCAAATTGGTAAAAGACGGACTTTATTTTGTTGGCATTGATGTCATTGGAGGCAAATTGGTAGAAGTTAACGTCATGTCTCCAGGAGGCATAACATATATGAACAAAGTATATAAAACCAAATTAAAAGTTGAAGAACGTGTTATTGACTTTCTAGAGAGCAAGGTCATAGATCAATTACAAGCGTTTGATAGGCGTACAAGATTGCGCAAAACCGTTCAAGATGCTTAA
- a CDS encoding Lrp/AsnC family transcriptional regulator, protein MAKFKLDEIDHQILDMLIDNTRIPFTDIAKKLVISAGTVHVRVKKMEEAGIIRGSSLTLDYLKLGYSFIAYVGVFLNNTSQTKFVLERIQEIPYVTVAHITTGKFNIFCKVRAKNTSHAKDIIFMLDDIEGIYRTETMISLEESINDKKRLMHTIFNEL, encoded by the coding sequence ATGGCAAAGTTTAAATTAGACGAGATTGATCACCAAATATTAGATATGTTGATTGATAATACTAGAATTCCTTTCACTGATATTGCTAAAAAATTAGTGATTTCTGCTGGTACAGTTCATGTTAGGGTAAAGAAAATGGAAGAGGCAGGAATAATTCGTGGGTCTTCTTTAACATTAGATTATTTAAAGTTAGGATATTCTTTTATTGCATATGTTGGTGTGTTTTTAAATAACACGTCTCAAACTAAATTTGTTTTAGAGCGTATACAAGAGATTCCCTATGTAACAGTTGCTCACATTACAACTGGTAAATTTAATATTTTCTGCAAGGTGAGAGCTAAAAATACATCTCACGCAAAAGACATTATTTTTATGTTAGATGATATTGAGGGCATCTATAGAACAGAAACCATGATTAGTCTTGAAGAGAGTATTAACGATAAAAAACGTCTAATGCATACGATTTTTAACGAACTATAA
- a CDS encoding sulfurtransferase: MLNERSQHAISNLVSAKWLNENLDNEGLVVLDATIKKVSDAHSFSSEEWIPKTRYFDLKGKFSDSAAKFPTTIPSESQFQKESRNLGINTDSKIIIYDTKGIYSSARAWWLFKTFGFENVAVLDGGFPEWKRLGYKTVHETISEENIKSGNFIAQYKPKYMRYFDDILQLIDDRSCMIIDARSEPRFNGLEAEPREGLRSGTIPNSKNLPYTRLFDGHCLRTREDLNRIFNEYNINNKSLTFSCGSGITACILALGATVCDYGNLSVYDGSWTEYGTLKQ, encoded by the coding sequence ATGCTTAATGAAAGATCGCAGCATGCGATTTCAAATCTCGTTTCAGCCAAATGGCTTAATGAGAATTTGGATAATGAAGGGCTTGTAGTTTTAGATGCGACGATAAAAAAAGTTTCAGATGCTCATTCTTTTTCTTCGGAAGAATGGATCCCAAAAACGAGATATTTTGATTTAAAAGGAAAGTTTAGTGATTCCGCTGCAAAATTTCCAACAACTATTCCTTCGGAAAGTCAATTTCAAAAGGAATCCAGAAATTTAGGAATCAATACAGATTCTAAAATTATAATTTACGACACTAAAGGGATTTACTCAAGCGCAAGAGCTTGGTGGTTATTCAAGACATTTGGTTTTGAAAATGTTGCAGTTTTAGATGGAGGTTTTCCAGAGTGGAAACGCTTGGGCTATAAAACTGTTCATGAGACTATTTCCGAAGAAAATATTAAATCAGGAAATTTTATAGCGCAGTATAAACCTAAATATATGCGCTATTTTGATGATATCTTACAACTCATAGATGATAGATCCTGTATGATAATCGATGCTAGATCAGAGCCAAGATTTAATGGTCTTGAAGCAGAACCAAGGGAAGGATTGAGAAGCGGGACTATACCAAATTCAAAAAATTTGCCCTATACCAGATTATTTGATGGACATTGTTTAAGAACAAGAGAAGATCTAAATCGTATCTTTAATGAATACAACATCAATAATAAATCTTTAACCTTTTCTTGCGGATCAGGAATAACCGCATGTATTTTAGCATTGGGAGCAACCGTTTGCGATTATGGCAATTTATCGGTTTACGATGGCTCTTGGACAGAATATGGTACTTTAAAACAATAA
- a CDS encoding N-formylglutamate amidohydrolase produces MQKLSIEDIVSKIKKEEKFHAVAEDYSLTIKIDDYVHYACAAVHDGHQFRKELWDNCIHTQYERWYEEDPETKNMVHSNPIVIAGCDSRFEYDLNRDPENAVFATAWGKKLWHKPLSEEHKNKSLEKHANFYKVTHALISKLEEKFGVVIVYDMHSYNWKRWDREVPTWNLGTSNIDNNRFGNDIESWRQRLSEIKFPEHIKSTALVNDTFQGNGYFLKYITQNFQNTLVLATEIAKIYCDELSQVIYPEIVSTVRTQLQSRLKEHSNAFYKRHS; encoded by the coding sequence ATGCAAAAATTATCAATTGAAGATATCGTTTCTAAAATAAAAAAAGAAGAGAAATTTCATGCGGTTGCTGAGGACTATTCATTAACCATTAAAATTGATGATTATGTACATTATGCCTGTGCAGCTGTACATGACGGACATCAATTTAGAAAAGAGCTATGGGATAATTGTATACATACTCAATATGAGCGTTGGTATGAAGAGGATCCTGAAACCAAAAACATGGTACATTCAAATCCTATTGTAATTGCTGGTTGTGATTCCCGTTTTGAATATGACCTTAATAGAGATCCCGAAAATGCAGTTTTTGCCACAGCTTGGGGAAAGAAGCTGTGGCACAAGCCACTTTCCGAAGAACATAAAAATAAGAGTTTAGAGAAGCACGCCAATTTTTACAAGGTTACACATGCACTCATATCAAAACTGGAAGAGAAATTTGGAGTTGTGATTGTTTACGATATGCACAGTTATAACTGGAAACGTTGGGATAGGGAAGTGCCCACTTGGAATTTGGGCACATCAAACATAGATAATAATAGATTTGGAAATGATATTGAGTCATGGAGACAGCGTTTGAGTGAGATAAAATTTCCGGAGCACATAAAATCGACAGCTTTAGTAAACGATACCTTTCAGGGTAATGGTTATTTTTTAAAATACATCACGCAAAATTTTCAAAACACATTAGTTTTGGCAACAGAAATCGCAAAAATCTATTGTGATGAGTTGAGCCAAGTGATCTACCCAGAAATTGTATCAACGGTTAGAACACAATTACAATCTCGATTAAAGGAGCATTCTAATGCTTTTTATAAAAGACATTCATAG
- a CDS encoding FAD-binding and (Fe-S)-binding domain-containing protein, producing the protein MNSFNMENNTGSGLRDLKLNIEGELYYDDLMKTLYATDASVYRMMPLAVAIPKTKSDLKQLIAFSKEYETSLIPRAAGTSLAGQCVGEGIVVDVSKYFTKILDVNEVSKTVTVQPGVVRDELNNYLKPFNLFFGPNTSTSNRCMIGGMVGNNSSGTTSIKYGVTRDKVLELRAILSDGSEVVFKNLSSEEFQHKTKLDNLEGEIYRSIFSELSPESVQQQIISNFPKPEIHRRNTGYAIDELIKTSIFSEEKTEFNMCKLLTGSEGTLALTTQITLQLDDLPPVESVMVVAHFSSIDNCMNAVAFTMKHDLYACEMIDKTILDLTKHNKNQEKNRQFIQGDPKAILICELKSNEKEDLQKQAKNLQTDLQISNLSYAYPLLVGDDIDKANELRKAGLGLLGNMIGDEKTAACIEDTAVALSDLSGYIKDFSNLMETYNQKPVYYAHAGAGELHLRPILNLKKKADVILFRKITTDVAHLVKHYNGSMSGEHGDGIVRAEFIPMMIGDDNYEILKRIKSKFDPQNIFNPGKIVDAYPMDKSLRYQPDRVEPEVKTLLDFSSSLGILREAEKCNGSGDCRKLPEFGGTMCPSYRATRNEKDTTRARANALREFLTTSTKPNKFDHEELKQVFDLCLSCKACATECPSSVDVASLKAEFQYQYQKTNGVSWRTKLFAYNNSLNSFGSKIPKLTNFLFSNSVSSAFLKNTFGIAKQRSLPLISNKSLDKVFQSSKNKLDTDDYIKELYLFNDEFTNHLDTSIGVDALELLKALNYKVNLITHSESGRSFLSKGLLEKAKHFANENVSAFEGLISEDKPLIGIEPSAILTFKDEYLRLADNKSSAEKIAAHTFLIEEFIENEIKLGNIKPEQFTSAEKTIKFHGHCHQKALANQSSSFAVLNLPKNYKVTIIPSGCCGMAGSFGYEKEHYEVSMQIGEQTLFPAIRSAHDDVQISANGTSCRHQIKDGTSREALHPITILRRALI; encoded by the coding sequence ATGAACTCATTCAACATGGAAAATAATACAGGATCTGGACTTCGTGATTTAAAACTAAATATAGAAGGCGAGTTATATTATGATGATTTAATGAAAACGTTGTATGCGACAGATGCTTCAGTGTATCGCATGATGCCTTTAGCGGTCGCGATTCCTAAAACAAAAAGTGATTTAAAACAATTAATAGCGTTCTCAAAAGAGTACGAAACATCGTTGATTCCTCGTGCAGCGGGAACATCGTTAGCAGGACAATGTGTTGGTGAAGGGATCGTTGTTGACGTCTCCAAATATTTTACAAAAATATTAGATGTCAATGAGGTTTCGAAAACGGTCACAGTGCAACCAGGAGTCGTAAGAGATGAACTCAATAATTACTTAAAACCATTCAATTTATTTTTTGGGCCAAATACATCAACCTCAAATAGATGTATGATTGGAGGTATGGTTGGAAATAATTCATCAGGTACCACATCCATAAAATATGGCGTTACTAGGGACAAAGTTTTAGAACTTCGAGCCATTTTGAGCGATGGAAGTGAAGTGGTTTTTAAAAATTTGTCTTCGGAAGAATTTCAGCATAAAACAAAACTCGATAATTTAGAAGGGGAAATCTACAGAAGTATTTTTTCTGAATTGTCTCCGGAAAGCGTCCAGCAACAAATAATATCAAATTTCCCAAAACCTGAAATACACCGCAGAAACACAGGTTACGCTATTGACGAATTAATTAAAACCAGCATATTTTCCGAAGAAAAAACGGAATTTAATATGTGTAAACTACTTACAGGTAGTGAGGGAACACTAGCGTTAACGACTCAAATTACGTTACAGCTAGACGATTTGCCTCCTGTGGAAAGTGTGATGGTTGTAGCACATTTCAGCAGTATAGATAACTGTATGAATGCGGTCGCGTTTACGATGAAGCATGATTTATATGCTTGTGAAATGATAGATAAAACCATTTTGGACCTAACAAAGCATAACAAAAACCAAGAAAAGAACAGGCAATTTATACAAGGAGATCCTAAGGCAATATTGATTTGTGAACTCAAATCCAATGAAAAAGAGGATTTGCAAAAACAAGCTAAAAATCTCCAAACAGACTTACAGATCTCAAATCTAAGCTATGCGTATCCATTACTTGTTGGTGATGATATTGATAAAGCTAACGAGTTGCGAAAAGCTGGTTTGGGTTTATTGGGAAACATGATTGGTGATGAAAAAACTGCTGCTTGCATCGAGGATACTGCAGTCGCTTTAAGTGATTTGTCAGGTTATATAAAGGATTTTTCAAACTTGATGGAAACCTACAATCAAAAACCAGTGTACTATGCGCACGCTGGAGCTGGAGAGCTGCATTTAAGACCAATTTTGAATTTAAAAAAGAAAGCAGACGTTATTTTGTTTCGAAAGATAACTACAGATGTGGCGCATTTGGTAAAACACTATAACGGGTCGATGAGCGGTGAGCATGGTGATGGCATTGTGCGCGCAGAGTTCATTCCCATGATGATTGGAGATGATAATTACGAAATTCTGAAACGGATAAAATCTAAATTTGACCCACAAAACATATTTAATCCTGGCAAAATTGTAGATGCTTATCCAATGGATAAATCGCTACGCTATCAGCCAGATAGAGTGGAGCCTGAGGTAAAGACGCTTTTAGATTTTTCATCCTCTTTGGGTATTCTTCGGGAAGCCGAAAAATGCAATGGTTCTGGTGATTGCAGGAAGTTGCCAGAGTTTGGTGGTACAATGTGCCCAAGCTATCGCGCAACCAGAAACGAAAAGGATACCACAAGAGCGAGAGCCAATGCGCTGCGTGAATTTTTGACAACATCGACTAAGCCAAATAAATTTGATCACGAAGAATTAAAGCAGGTTTTTGATTTATGCCTTAGTTGCAAGGCTTGCGCAACTGAATGCCCAAGTAGTGTGGATGTAGCGAGTTTAAAGGCAGAATTTCAGTACCAATACCAAAAGACGAATGGTGTTTCTTGGCGTACTAAATTGTTTGCTTATAATAATAGTTTAAATAGCTTCGGAAGTAAAATTCCTAAACTCACAAACTTTCTGTTTTCTAATAGTGTCTCGTCTGCTTTCTTGAAAAATACCTTCGGAATAGCGAAACAAAGAAGCTTGCCTTTAATTTCAAATAAAAGTTTAGATAAAGTGTTTCAATCGTCTAAAAATAAATTAGATACAGATGATTATATAAAAGAATTGTATTTGTTCAACGATGAGTTTACCAATCATTTGGATACTTCGATTGGTGTTGACGCATTAGAGCTTTTAAAGGCTTTAAATTATAAGGTGAACTTAATCACCCATTCGGAATCTGGTCGTTCATTTTTATCAAAAGGGCTATTGGAAAAAGCTAAACATTTTGCAAACGAGAATGTATCGGCTTTTGAGGGTCTCATTTCAGAAGACAAGCCTTTGATAGGTATTGAGCCTTCAGCAATTTTGACGTTTAAAGATGAATATTTGAGGTTGGCAGATAATAAATCTTCCGCAGAAAAAATCGCAGCTCATACCTTTTTGATAGAAGAATTTATAGAAAATGAAATAAAACTGGGTAATATCAAGCCAGAGCAATTTACTTCCGCAGAAAAAACAATCAAATTTCATGGACATTGCCATCAAAAGGCTTTGGCGAACCAATCGTCAAGCTTTGCGGTATTGAATCTTCCTAAAAATTATAAAGTAACGATAATACCAAGCGGTTGTTGTGGTATGGCTGGTAGTTTTGGTTATGAAAAAGAACATTATGAGGTGAGCATGCAAATTGGCGAGCAAACATTATTTCCAGCAATTAGAAGCGCACATGATGATGTTCAAATTTCTGCAAACGGGACAAGTTGCAGGCATCAAATTAAAGATGGTACCTCACGTGAAGCATTACATCCAATAACCATACTTAGACGAGCTCTAATTTAA
- a CDS encoding UDP-2,3-diacylglucosamine diphosphatase, translating into MKSKRKVEVVVISDVHLGTYGCHAKQLLTYLNSIAPKKLILNGDIIDIWQFKKSYFPKSHLRVIKKIMDMAANGVEIIYITGNHDEMLRKFSDTTIGNISVVDKVVLEIDGKRAWIFHGDVFDVSIQNAKWLAKLGGYGYDLLILLNRFVNWWLERMGREKYSLSKKIKNSVKGAIKYINDFEKVATDLAIEKGYDFVICGHIHQPKMTTVENKYGSTTYLNSGDWIENFTALEYQFKRWKLYNYDQDKLRAFYADQDIKDMEVKDLIAAITVIEQKKKKSKSLN; encoded by the coding sequence TTGAAATCTAAGCGCAAAGTAGAAGTTGTTGTTATTTCAGACGTGCATCTTGGCACTTATGGCTGTCACGCCAAACAACTACTCACTTATCTTAATAGTATAGCTCCAAAAAAATTAATTTTAAATGGCGATATTATTGATATTTGGCAGTTTAAGAAAAGCTACTTCCCTAAATCCCATTTGAGAGTTATCAAAAAAATCATGGATATGGCTGCTAATGGTGTTGAAATCATCTACATTACTGGAAATCACGACGAAATGCTTAGGAAATTTAGCGACACTACCATTGGTAATATCTCTGTTGTTGACAAAGTTGTTTTAGAAATAGATGGGAAAAGGGCTTGGATTTTTCATGGAGATGTTTTTGATGTATCCATCCAAAATGCTAAATGGCTAGCAAAATTAGGTGGTTATGGCTATGACCTTTTAATTTTACTTAACCGTTTTGTGAATTGGTGGCTGGAACGAATGGGAAGGGAAAAATACTCGCTATCCAAAAAAATCAAAAATAGCGTCAAAGGAGCTATTAAATATATTAATGATTTTGAGAAAGTTGCGACAGATCTTGCCATCGAAAAAGGGTACGATTTTGTGATTTGTGGACATATACATCAACCAAAGATGACGACAGTAGAAAACAAATATGGCTCTACTACCTATCTAAATTCTGGAGATTGGATTGAGAATTTTACAGCTTTAGAATACCAATTCAAACGCTGGAAACTTTACAATTACGATCAAGATAAACTACGCGCCTTCTATGCAGATCAAGATATAAAAGATATGGAGGTCAAAGACCTAATTGCTGCTATAACCGTAATCGAGCAAAAGAAAAAAAAGTCTAAATCATTAAATTAG
- a CDS encoding dicarboxylate/amino acid:cation symporter: MKKLALHWKIIIGMVLGIIWALLSSSLGWSEFTIDWIDPFGTIFINLLKLIAVPLVLFSIISGVANIGDPKSLGRMGGKTLGIYLITTIMAISLGLLLVNVAGPGKLIDEQSRIDNRISYEIWADSQGYEIKDGVNYLQDPEFFERAQEISELSKSELREAAVDDKMETVKSKKETTPLQPLVDIVPSNFFYSLSNNGLMLQIIFFAVFFGVCLLFVPTEKARPVLNLVDGINEVFLKMVDIVMQAAPFFVFALLAGVVSKMAGDDIGKVVEIFKGLSWYSLTVLAGLLMMIFIIYPVILKLFVKKIPYKGFFKAMSPAQTLAFSTSSSAATLPVTMECVEQNLGVNKKISSFVLPIGATVNMDGTSLYQAVAVIFLAQMHMIDLTVGQQITVVLTATLASIGSAAVPSAGLVMLIIVLDSVGLNPAWIAIIFPVDRILDMFRTVVNVTGDATVCSIIADGENMLDYHEHENPSETFDLDS; the protein is encoded by the coding sequence ATGAAAAAACTAGCACTACACTGGAAAATTATAATAGGAATGGTACTCGGTATCATTTGGGCGTTGTTATCAAGCTCATTGGGATGGAGTGAATTCACGATTGATTGGATTGATCCTTTCGGTACGATTTTTATCAATCTTTTAAAACTAATAGCTGTTCCCTTGGTGTTGTTTTCTATCATTAGTGGTGTTGCAAATATTGGAGATCCAAAAAGTCTCGGAAGAATGGGAGGCAAGACGCTAGGTATTTATTTGATTACTACCATTATGGCGATTTCTTTGGGATTGTTGCTAGTAAATGTTGCTGGTCCAGGAAAATTAATCGATGAGCAAAGTAGGATAGATAACCGTATCAGTTATGAGATTTGGGCAGACTCCCAAGGTTACGAAATAAAGGACGGTGTTAACTATTTACAAGATCCAGAATTTTTTGAACGTGCTCAGGAAATTTCAGAATTATCAAAAAGTGAGCTCAGAGAAGCTGCTGTTGACGATAAAATGGAAACTGTGAAAAGCAAGAAAGAGACCACGCCATTGCAACCTTTGGTAGATATCGTGCCAAGTAATTTTTTCTATTCGCTTTCAAATAACGGGTTAATGCTCCAAATTATATTTTTTGCGGTATTCTTTGGCGTTTGCCTTCTTTTTGTTCCTACGGAAAAAGCTAGACCCGTTTTAAATCTCGTTGATGGTATAAATGAAGTGTTCTTAAAAATGGTTGATATTGTCATGCAGGCTGCTCCATTTTTTGTGTTTGCTTTATTAGCTGGCGTCGTATCAAAAATGGCAGGTGATGATATAGGGAAGGTTGTTGAGATTTTCAAAGGCTTAAGCTGGTATTCTTTAACAGTATTGGCAGGATTATTAATGATGATTTTTATTATCTATCCGGTAATTTTGAAACTTTTTGTAAAGAAAATTCCATACAAAGGGTTTTTTAAAGCGATGAGTCCTGCACAAACATTAGCTTTTTCTACATCAAGTAGTGCAGCAACATTACCTGTTACAATGGAATGTGTAGAGCAAAATCTTGGTGTCAATAAAAAAATAAGCAGTTTTGTATTGCCAATTGGAGCAACGGTTAATATGGATGGTACAAGTTTGTATCAAGCAGTCGCAGTTATATTTTTGGCTCAAATGCATATGATAGATTTGACGGTAGGGCAACAAATTACTGTGGTTTTAACAGCAACTTTAGCCTCTATTGGTTCAGCAGCTGTGCCAAGTGCTGGTTTGGTAATGTTAATTATTGTTTTGGATTCTGTAGGATTAAATCCAGCTTGGATAGCCATAATTTTTCCAGTAGATAGAATTTTAGATATGTTTAGAACCGTTGTTAATGTCACTGGAGACGCAACAGTTTGTTCAATCATTGCAGATGGTGAAAACATGTTAGATTATCATGAACACGAGAATCCGTCAGAAACATTTGACTTAGATTCATAA